Proteins co-encoded in one Epinephelus moara isolate mb chromosome 13, YSFRI_EMoa_1.0, whole genome shotgun sequence genomic window:
- the rhbdf1b gene encoding inactive rhomboid protein 1 isoform X7: MTQTLNPSWSSLDRGTADWFGVSKDSDSTQRWRRKSLQHCSHLYGGLKPQIVDPLARGRAFRMVEEVDGFSVPQTPITPGTASLCSFSSSRSALNRLPRRRKRESVAVMSLKAAAALMKGRTLGDSTAGRCRRRSFMPPSFFEDDTVDFADDLDTSFFTREGLHDELSSYADEVFETPSEADLKHLDESELTGSALDKNELERSHLMLPLERGWRKAKDGSLVQPKVRLKQEVVSVNSHQQRGQRIVVPVKKLFAKEKRPYGLGMVGRLTNRTYRKRIDSFVKRQIEDMDDHRPFFTYWITCVHLLITILAVTIYGIAPVGFTQHETVDSVLRNKGVYENVKFVQQQNFWVGPSSEALIHLGAKFSPCMRQDEEIHKLIQEKRARERESGCCVRNDRSGCLQTLQEECSSTLAVWVKWPQHPSAPTLNGTLRQHGAVCHQDPRICLEPASVSPHEWPDDITKWPVCTRYNSGNHTNLPHIDCTITGRPCCIGTKGRCEITSREYCDFMHGYFHEEATLCSQVACMDDVCGLLPFLNPEIPDQFSRLWLSLFLHAGILHCLVSVFFQMTVLRDLEKLAGWLRISIIYMLSGITGNLASAIFLPYRAEVGPAGSQFGILACLFVELFQSWQILERPWRAFTKLLAISVFFFSFGLLPWIDNFAHVCGFVSGFFLSFAFLPYISFGQSDMYRKRIQICVFLLVFLGLLSALAVLFYVYPVKCDWCEYLTCIPITDKFCEKYDLNAHLL, from the exons ATGACCCAGACCCTGAACCCCTCCTGGAGCTCTCTGGACAG GGGTACGGCCGACTGGTTTGGGGTGAGCAAAGACAGCGACAGCACCCAGcgatggaggaggaagagccTGCAGCACTGCAGCCATCTGTACGGGGGTCTAAAGCCACAG aTCGTAGACCCCCTGGCCCGGGGTCGTGCCTTCCGCATGGTGGAAGAGGTAGACGGCTTTAGTGTCCCGCAAACTCCCATCACGCCCGGCACCGCCTCCCTTTGCTCCTTTTCCAGCTCCCGCTCCGCACTCAACCGGCTGCCACGACGACGCAAACGGGAGTCTGTCGCAGTCATGAGCCTCAAGGctgcagcagcactgatgaag GGCCGCACATTAGGGGACAGCACCGCCGGGCGATGTCGCAGACGGAGTTTCATGCCTCCTAGTTTCTTTGAAGACGACACCGTGGACTTCGCTGATGATCTCGATACTTCCTTCTTCACCAGA GAAGGCCTGCATGACGAGTTGTCCAGCTATGCTGATGAAGTCTTCGAGACACCATCGGAGGCCGACCTCAAACATTTGGATGAGAGCGAGCTCACGGGAAGTGCGCTGGACAAGAACGAACTGGAGAGGAGTCACCTCATGCT GCCCTTAGAGCGAGGCTGGCGGAAGGCAAAAGACGGCTCTCTGGTCCAACCGAAGGTGCgtctgaaacaggaagtggtaaGCGTCAACAGCCATCAGCAGCGCGGACAAAGGATCGTGGTTCCCGTTAAGAAGCTGTTTGCAAAAGAGAAGAGGCCCTACGGGCTCGGCATGGTGGGTCGTCTCACAAACCGGACGTACCGCAAACGCATCGACAGCTTCGTCAAAAGACAGATTGAGGACATGGACGATCACAG GCCTTTCTTTACCTACTGGATCACATGTGTCCATCTGCTCATCACCATCCTGGCTGTCACCATCTACGGCATTGCTCCTGTGGGCTTCACCCAACATGAAACTGTTGACTCT gTGTTGAGGAACAAGGGAGTTTATGAAAATGTTAAGTTTGTGCAACAACAAAACTTCTGGGTCGGTCCAAGCTCA GAGGCGCTGATTCACCTGGGAGCCAAGTTTTCCCCATGCATGCGCCAAGACGAAGAGATCCACAAACTGATCCAGGAGAAGAGAGCGAGGGAGAGGGAGTCAGGCTGCTGCGTGAGGAACGATCGCTCCGGCTGCCTGCAGACTCTACAGGAGGAGTGTTCG AGCACCCTGGCAGTGTGGGTGAAGTGGCCTCAGCACCCCAGCGCTCCCACTCTGAACGGTACACTCCGCCAGCATGGTGCAGTCTGCCATCAGGACCCCAG AATCTGTCTAGAGCCGGCCTCAGTTTCGCCTCACGAGTggcctgatgacatcaccaagTGGCCA GTTTGTACACGGTACAACTCTGGGAATCACACCAACCTCCCCCACATAGACTGCACCATCACAGGCCGGCCCTGCTGCATCGGAACCAAAGGACG atGTGAGATCACTTCCAGAGAGTACTGTGATTTCATGCACGGCTACTTCCACGAGGAGGCTACTCTCTGCTCACAG gTGGCTTGTATGGATGACGTGTGTGGTTTGCTGCCTTTCCTCAACCCGGAGATCCCAGACCAGTTCTCTCGACTCTggctgtctctctttcttcatgCTGG gATCCTGCACTGCCTGGTGTCAGTGTTCTTCCAGATGACGGTGCTGAGGGACTTAGAGaagctggctggctggctgagaATCTCCATCATCTACATGCTCAGCGGCATCACTGGCAACTTGGCCTCAGCCATCTTCCTGCCTTACAGAGCGGAG GTGGGCCCTGCAGGCAGCCAGTTCGGCATCCTGGCCTGTCTGTTCGTGGAGCTGTTTCAGAGCTGGCAGATCCTTGAGCGACCCTGGCGGGCTTTCACCAAGCTGCTAGCCATCTcggtcttcttcttctccttcggTTTGCTTCCGTGGATCGACAACTTTGCCCACGTCTGCGGTTTTGTGTCAGGATTCTTCTTGTCCTTTGCCTTCCTGCCATACATCAG CTTTGGCCAATCCGACATGTACCGGAAGCGTATCCAGATCTGCGTCTTCCTGCTGGTCTTCCTAGGTCTGCTCTCCGCCCTGGCTGTCCTCTTCTACGTCTACCCGGTGAAGTGCGACTGGTGCGAGTACCTCACCTGCATCCCGATCACGGACAAATTCTGTGAGAAGTACGACCTGAACGCACACCTCCTCTGA
- the rhbdf1b gene encoding inactive rhomboid protein 1 isoform X6, giving the protein MTQTLNPSWSSLDRGTADWFGVSKDSDSTQRWRRKSLQHCSHLYGGLKPQVMREMELHSQDNLSLASTETPPPLYLPPHHPSHHHYGMQRIVDPLARGRAFRMVEEVDGFSVPQTPITPGTASLCSFSSSRSALNRLPRRRKRESVAVMSLKAAAALMKGRTLGDSTAGRCRRRSFMPPSFFEDDTVDFADDLDTSFFTREGLHDELSSYADEVFETPSEADLKHLDESELTGSALDKNELERSHLMLPLERGWRKAKDGSLVQPKVRLKQEVVSVNSHQQRGQRIVVPVKKLFAKEKRPYGLGMVGRLTNRTYRKRIDSFVKRQIEDMDDHRPFFTYWITCVHLLITILAVTIYGIAPVGFTQHETVDSVLRNKGVYENVKFVQQQNFWVGPSSEALIHLGAKFSPCMRQDEEIHKLIQEKRARERESGCCVRNDRSGCLQTLQEECSSTLAVWVKWPQHPSAPTLNGTLRQHGAVCHQDPRICLEPASVSPHEWPDDITKWPVCTRYNSGNHTNLPHIDCTITGRPCCIGTKGRCEITSREYCDFMHGYFHEEATLCSQVACMDDVCGLLPFLNPEIPDQFSRLWLSLFLHAGILHCLVSVFFQMTVLRDLEKLAGWLRISIIYMLSGITGNLASAIFLPYRAEVGPAGSQFGILACLFVELFQSWQILERPWRAFTKLLAISVFFFSFGLLPWIDNFAHVCGFVSGFFLSFAFLPYISFGQSDMYRKRIQICVFLLVFLGLLSALAVLFYVYPVKCDWCEYLTCIPITDKFCEKYDLNAHLL; this is encoded by the exons ATGACCCAGACCCTGAACCCCTCCTGGAGCTCTCTGGACAG GGGTACGGCCGACTGGTTTGGGGTGAGCAAAGACAGCGACAGCACCCAGcgatggaggaggaagagccTGCAGCACTGCAGCCATCTGTACGGGGGTCTAAAGCCACAGGTGATGAGGGAGATGGAGCTCCACAGCCAGGACAACCTCTCCCTGGCCAGCACTGAGACCCCTCCTCCCCTCTACCTCCCACCCCACCACCCCAGTCACCACCACTATGGCATGCAGAGG aTCGTAGACCCCCTGGCCCGGGGTCGTGCCTTCCGCATGGTGGAAGAGGTAGACGGCTTTAGTGTCCCGCAAACTCCCATCACGCCCGGCACCGCCTCCCTTTGCTCCTTTTCCAGCTCCCGCTCCGCACTCAACCGGCTGCCACGACGACGCAAACGGGAGTCTGTCGCAGTCATGAGCCTCAAGGctgcagcagcactgatgaag GGCCGCACATTAGGGGACAGCACCGCCGGGCGATGTCGCAGACGGAGTTTCATGCCTCCTAGTTTCTTTGAAGACGACACCGTGGACTTCGCTGATGATCTCGATACTTCCTTCTTCACCAGA GAAGGCCTGCATGACGAGTTGTCCAGCTATGCTGATGAAGTCTTCGAGACACCATCGGAGGCCGACCTCAAACATTTGGATGAGAGCGAGCTCACGGGAAGTGCGCTGGACAAGAACGAACTGGAGAGGAGTCACCTCATGCT GCCCTTAGAGCGAGGCTGGCGGAAGGCAAAAGACGGCTCTCTGGTCCAACCGAAGGTGCgtctgaaacaggaagtggtaaGCGTCAACAGCCATCAGCAGCGCGGACAAAGGATCGTGGTTCCCGTTAAGAAGCTGTTTGCAAAAGAGAAGAGGCCCTACGGGCTCGGCATGGTGGGTCGTCTCACAAACCGGACGTACCGCAAACGCATCGACAGCTTCGTCAAAAGACAGATTGAGGACATGGACGATCACAG GCCTTTCTTTACCTACTGGATCACATGTGTCCATCTGCTCATCACCATCCTGGCTGTCACCATCTACGGCATTGCTCCTGTGGGCTTCACCCAACATGAAACTGTTGACTCT gTGTTGAGGAACAAGGGAGTTTATGAAAATGTTAAGTTTGTGCAACAACAAAACTTCTGGGTCGGTCCAAGCTCA GAGGCGCTGATTCACCTGGGAGCCAAGTTTTCCCCATGCATGCGCCAAGACGAAGAGATCCACAAACTGATCCAGGAGAAGAGAGCGAGGGAGAGGGAGTCAGGCTGCTGCGTGAGGAACGATCGCTCCGGCTGCCTGCAGACTCTACAGGAGGAGTGTTCG AGCACCCTGGCAGTGTGGGTGAAGTGGCCTCAGCACCCCAGCGCTCCCACTCTGAACGGTACACTCCGCCAGCATGGTGCAGTCTGCCATCAGGACCCCAG AATCTGTCTAGAGCCGGCCTCAGTTTCGCCTCACGAGTggcctgatgacatcaccaagTGGCCA GTTTGTACACGGTACAACTCTGGGAATCACACCAACCTCCCCCACATAGACTGCACCATCACAGGCCGGCCCTGCTGCATCGGAACCAAAGGACG atGTGAGATCACTTCCAGAGAGTACTGTGATTTCATGCACGGCTACTTCCACGAGGAGGCTACTCTCTGCTCACAG gTGGCTTGTATGGATGACGTGTGTGGTTTGCTGCCTTTCCTCAACCCGGAGATCCCAGACCAGTTCTCTCGACTCTggctgtctctctttcttcatgCTGG gATCCTGCACTGCCTGGTGTCAGTGTTCTTCCAGATGACGGTGCTGAGGGACTTAGAGaagctggctggctggctgagaATCTCCATCATCTACATGCTCAGCGGCATCACTGGCAACTTGGCCTCAGCCATCTTCCTGCCTTACAGAGCGGAG GTGGGCCCTGCAGGCAGCCAGTTCGGCATCCTGGCCTGTCTGTTCGTGGAGCTGTTTCAGAGCTGGCAGATCCTTGAGCGACCCTGGCGGGCTTTCACCAAGCTGCTAGCCATCTcggtcttcttcttctccttcggTTTGCTTCCGTGGATCGACAACTTTGCCCACGTCTGCGGTTTTGTGTCAGGATTCTTCTTGTCCTTTGCCTTCCTGCCATACATCAG CTTTGGCCAATCCGACATGTACCGGAAGCGTATCCAGATCTGCGTCTTCCTGCTGGTCTTCCTAGGTCTGCTCTCCGCCCTGGCTGTCCTCTTCTACGTCTACCCGGTGAAGTGCGACTGGTGCGAGTACCTCACCTGCATCCCGATCACGGACAAATTCTGTGAGAAGTACGACCTGAACGCACACCTCCTCTGA
- the rhbdf1b gene encoding inactive rhomboid protein 1 isoform X3: protein MDEPGSRNSSLQRKKPPWLKLDIPTIQLTPDDTPTLTQQPVKRLRSVSMPGENPQTCIAALETSNNYLRPPPERLPSFTQSIKSEKRVRFERVNTVPPKGQREPRRVSTVRRRSCIPKILTRRRSSIPKQIIRGTADWFGVSKDSDSTQRWRRKSLQHCSHLYGGLKPQIVDPLARGRAFRMVEEVDGFSVPQTPITPGTASLCSFSSSRSALNRLPRRRKRESVAVMSLKAAAALMKGRTLGDSTAGRCRRRSFMPPSFFEDDTVDFADDLDTSFFTREGLHDELSSYADEVFETPSEADLKHLDESELTGSALDKNELERSHLMLPLERGWRKAKDGSLVQPKVRLKQEVVSVNSHQQRGQRIVVPVKKLFAKEKRPYGLGMVGRLTNRTYRKRIDSFVKRQIEDMDDHRPFFTYWITCVHLLITILAVTIYGIAPVGFTQHETVDSVLRNKGVYENVKFVQQQNFWVGPSSEALIHLGAKFSPCMRQDEEIHKLIQEKRARERESGCCVRNDRSGCLQTLQEECSSTLAVWVKWPQHPSAPTLNGTLRQHGAVCHQDPRICLEPASVSPHEWPDDITKWPVCTRYNSGNHTNLPHIDCTITGRPCCIGTKGRCEITSREYCDFMHGYFHEEATLCSQVACMDDVCGLLPFLNPEIPDQFSRLWLSLFLHAGILHCLVSVFFQMTVLRDLEKLAGWLRISIIYMLSGITGNLASAIFLPYRAEVGPAGSQFGILACLFVELFQSWQILERPWRAFTKLLAISVFFFSFGLLPWIDNFAHVCGFVSGFFLSFAFLPYISFGQSDMYRKRIQICVFLLVFLGLLSALAVLFYVYPVKCDWCEYLTCIPITDKFCEKYDLNAHLL, encoded by the exons TTCCAACAACTACCTCAGACCTCCTCCAGAGAGATTGCCCTCCTTCACACAGTCCATCAAGag TGAGAAAAGGGTGCGCTTTGAGCGGGTCAACACAGTTCCCCCAAAGGGTCAGAGGGAGCCCAGGAGGGTGTCAACCGTCCGAAGGCGGTCCTGCATCCCCAAAATACTGACCCGACGGCGTTCATCGATACCCAAACAGATCATCAG GGGTACGGCCGACTGGTTTGGGGTGAGCAAAGACAGCGACAGCACCCAGcgatggaggaggaagagccTGCAGCACTGCAGCCATCTGTACGGGGGTCTAAAGCCACAG aTCGTAGACCCCCTGGCCCGGGGTCGTGCCTTCCGCATGGTGGAAGAGGTAGACGGCTTTAGTGTCCCGCAAACTCCCATCACGCCCGGCACCGCCTCCCTTTGCTCCTTTTCCAGCTCCCGCTCCGCACTCAACCGGCTGCCACGACGACGCAAACGGGAGTCTGTCGCAGTCATGAGCCTCAAGGctgcagcagcactgatgaag GGCCGCACATTAGGGGACAGCACCGCCGGGCGATGTCGCAGACGGAGTTTCATGCCTCCTAGTTTCTTTGAAGACGACACCGTGGACTTCGCTGATGATCTCGATACTTCCTTCTTCACCAGA GAAGGCCTGCATGACGAGTTGTCCAGCTATGCTGATGAAGTCTTCGAGACACCATCGGAGGCCGACCTCAAACATTTGGATGAGAGCGAGCTCACGGGAAGTGCGCTGGACAAGAACGAACTGGAGAGGAGTCACCTCATGCT GCCCTTAGAGCGAGGCTGGCGGAAGGCAAAAGACGGCTCTCTGGTCCAACCGAAGGTGCgtctgaaacaggaagtggtaaGCGTCAACAGCCATCAGCAGCGCGGACAAAGGATCGTGGTTCCCGTTAAGAAGCTGTTTGCAAAAGAGAAGAGGCCCTACGGGCTCGGCATGGTGGGTCGTCTCACAAACCGGACGTACCGCAAACGCATCGACAGCTTCGTCAAAAGACAGATTGAGGACATGGACGATCACAG GCCTTTCTTTACCTACTGGATCACATGTGTCCATCTGCTCATCACCATCCTGGCTGTCACCATCTACGGCATTGCTCCTGTGGGCTTCACCCAACATGAAACTGTTGACTCT gTGTTGAGGAACAAGGGAGTTTATGAAAATGTTAAGTTTGTGCAACAACAAAACTTCTGGGTCGGTCCAAGCTCA GAGGCGCTGATTCACCTGGGAGCCAAGTTTTCCCCATGCATGCGCCAAGACGAAGAGATCCACAAACTGATCCAGGAGAAGAGAGCGAGGGAGAGGGAGTCAGGCTGCTGCGTGAGGAACGATCGCTCCGGCTGCCTGCAGACTCTACAGGAGGAGTGTTCG AGCACCCTGGCAGTGTGGGTGAAGTGGCCTCAGCACCCCAGCGCTCCCACTCTGAACGGTACACTCCGCCAGCATGGTGCAGTCTGCCATCAGGACCCCAG AATCTGTCTAGAGCCGGCCTCAGTTTCGCCTCACGAGTggcctgatgacatcaccaagTGGCCA GTTTGTACACGGTACAACTCTGGGAATCACACCAACCTCCCCCACATAGACTGCACCATCACAGGCCGGCCCTGCTGCATCGGAACCAAAGGACG atGTGAGATCACTTCCAGAGAGTACTGTGATTTCATGCACGGCTACTTCCACGAGGAGGCTACTCTCTGCTCACAG gTGGCTTGTATGGATGACGTGTGTGGTTTGCTGCCTTTCCTCAACCCGGAGATCCCAGACCAGTTCTCTCGACTCTggctgtctctctttcttcatgCTGG gATCCTGCACTGCCTGGTGTCAGTGTTCTTCCAGATGACGGTGCTGAGGGACTTAGAGaagctggctggctggctgagaATCTCCATCATCTACATGCTCAGCGGCATCACTGGCAACTTGGCCTCAGCCATCTTCCTGCCTTACAGAGCGGAG GTGGGCCCTGCAGGCAGCCAGTTCGGCATCCTGGCCTGTCTGTTCGTGGAGCTGTTTCAGAGCTGGCAGATCCTTGAGCGACCCTGGCGGGCTTTCACCAAGCTGCTAGCCATCTcggtcttcttcttctccttcggTTTGCTTCCGTGGATCGACAACTTTGCCCACGTCTGCGGTTTTGTGTCAGGATTCTTCTTGTCCTTTGCCTTCCTGCCATACATCAG CTTTGGCCAATCCGACATGTACCGGAAGCGTATCCAGATCTGCGTCTTCCTGCTGGTCTTCCTAGGTCTGCTCTCCGCCCTGGCTGTCCTCTTCTACGTCTACCCGGTGAAGTGCGACTGGTGCGAGTACCTCACCTGCATCCCGATCACGGACAAATTCTGTGAGAAGTACGACCTGAACGCACACCTCCTCTGA
- the rhbdf1b gene encoding inactive rhomboid protein 1 isoform X5 → MDEPGSRNSSLQRKKPPWLKLDIPTIQLTPDDTPTLTQQPVKRLRSVSMPGENPQTCIAALETSNNYLRPPPERLPSFTQSIKSEKRVRFERVNTVPPKGQREPRRVSTVRRRSCIPKILTRRRSSIPKQIIRGTADWFGVSKDSDSTQRWRRKSLQHCSHLYGGLKPQVMREMELHSQDNLSLASTETPPPLYLPPHHPSHHHYGMQRGRTLGDSTAGRCRRRSFMPPSFFEDDTVDFADDLDTSFFTREGLHDELSSYADEVFETPSEADLKHLDESELTGSALDKNELERSHLMLPLERGWRKAKDGSLVQPKVRLKQEVVSVNSHQQRGQRIVVPVKKLFAKEKRPYGLGMVGRLTNRTYRKRIDSFVKRQIEDMDDHRPFFTYWITCVHLLITILAVTIYGIAPVGFTQHETVDSVLRNKGVYENVKFVQQQNFWVGPSSEALIHLGAKFSPCMRQDEEIHKLIQEKRARERESGCCVRNDRSGCLQTLQEECSSTLAVWVKWPQHPSAPTLNGTLRQHGAVCHQDPRICLEPASVSPHEWPDDITKWPVCTRYNSGNHTNLPHIDCTITGRPCCIGTKGRCEITSREYCDFMHGYFHEEATLCSQVACMDDVCGLLPFLNPEIPDQFSRLWLSLFLHAGILHCLVSVFFQMTVLRDLEKLAGWLRISIIYMLSGITGNLASAIFLPYRAEVGPAGSQFGILACLFVELFQSWQILERPWRAFTKLLAISVFFFSFGLLPWIDNFAHVCGFVSGFFLSFAFLPYISFGQSDMYRKRIQICVFLLVFLGLLSALAVLFYVYPVKCDWCEYLTCIPITDKFCEKYDLNAHLL, encoded by the exons TTCCAACAACTACCTCAGACCTCCTCCAGAGAGATTGCCCTCCTTCACACAGTCCATCAAGag TGAGAAAAGGGTGCGCTTTGAGCGGGTCAACACAGTTCCCCCAAAGGGTCAGAGGGAGCCCAGGAGGGTGTCAACCGTCCGAAGGCGGTCCTGCATCCCCAAAATACTGACCCGACGGCGTTCATCGATACCCAAACAGATCATCAG GGGTACGGCCGACTGGTTTGGGGTGAGCAAAGACAGCGACAGCACCCAGcgatggaggaggaagagccTGCAGCACTGCAGCCATCTGTACGGGGGTCTAAAGCCACAGGTGATGAGGGAGATGGAGCTCCACAGCCAGGACAACCTCTCCCTGGCCAGCACTGAGACCCCTCCTCCCCTCTACCTCCCACCCCACCACCCCAGTCACCACCACTATGGCATGCAGAGG GGCCGCACATTAGGGGACAGCACCGCCGGGCGATGTCGCAGACGGAGTTTCATGCCTCCTAGTTTCTTTGAAGACGACACCGTGGACTTCGCTGATGATCTCGATACTTCCTTCTTCACCAGA GAAGGCCTGCATGACGAGTTGTCCAGCTATGCTGATGAAGTCTTCGAGACACCATCGGAGGCCGACCTCAAACATTTGGATGAGAGCGAGCTCACGGGAAGTGCGCTGGACAAGAACGAACTGGAGAGGAGTCACCTCATGCT GCCCTTAGAGCGAGGCTGGCGGAAGGCAAAAGACGGCTCTCTGGTCCAACCGAAGGTGCgtctgaaacaggaagtggtaaGCGTCAACAGCCATCAGCAGCGCGGACAAAGGATCGTGGTTCCCGTTAAGAAGCTGTTTGCAAAAGAGAAGAGGCCCTACGGGCTCGGCATGGTGGGTCGTCTCACAAACCGGACGTACCGCAAACGCATCGACAGCTTCGTCAAAAGACAGATTGAGGACATGGACGATCACAG GCCTTTCTTTACCTACTGGATCACATGTGTCCATCTGCTCATCACCATCCTGGCTGTCACCATCTACGGCATTGCTCCTGTGGGCTTCACCCAACATGAAACTGTTGACTCT gTGTTGAGGAACAAGGGAGTTTATGAAAATGTTAAGTTTGTGCAACAACAAAACTTCTGGGTCGGTCCAAGCTCA GAGGCGCTGATTCACCTGGGAGCCAAGTTTTCCCCATGCATGCGCCAAGACGAAGAGATCCACAAACTGATCCAGGAGAAGAGAGCGAGGGAGAGGGAGTCAGGCTGCTGCGTGAGGAACGATCGCTCCGGCTGCCTGCAGACTCTACAGGAGGAGTGTTCG AGCACCCTGGCAGTGTGGGTGAAGTGGCCTCAGCACCCCAGCGCTCCCACTCTGAACGGTACACTCCGCCAGCATGGTGCAGTCTGCCATCAGGACCCCAG AATCTGTCTAGAGCCGGCCTCAGTTTCGCCTCACGAGTggcctgatgacatcaccaagTGGCCA GTTTGTACACGGTACAACTCTGGGAATCACACCAACCTCCCCCACATAGACTGCACCATCACAGGCCGGCCCTGCTGCATCGGAACCAAAGGACG atGTGAGATCACTTCCAGAGAGTACTGTGATTTCATGCACGGCTACTTCCACGAGGAGGCTACTCTCTGCTCACAG gTGGCTTGTATGGATGACGTGTGTGGTTTGCTGCCTTTCCTCAACCCGGAGATCCCAGACCAGTTCTCTCGACTCTggctgtctctctttcttcatgCTGG gATCCTGCACTGCCTGGTGTCAGTGTTCTTCCAGATGACGGTGCTGAGGGACTTAGAGaagctggctggctggctgagaATCTCCATCATCTACATGCTCAGCGGCATCACTGGCAACTTGGCCTCAGCCATCTTCCTGCCTTACAGAGCGGAG GTGGGCCCTGCAGGCAGCCAGTTCGGCATCCTGGCCTGTCTGTTCGTGGAGCTGTTTCAGAGCTGGCAGATCCTTGAGCGACCCTGGCGGGCTTTCACCAAGCTGCTAGCCATCTcggtcttcttcttctccttcggTTTGCTTCCGTGGATCGACAACTTTGCCCACGTCTGCGGTTTTGTGTCAGGATTCTTCTTGTCCTTTGCCTTCCTGCCATACATCAG CTTTGGCCAATCCGACATGTACCGGAAGCGTATCCAGATCTGCGTCTTCCTGCTGGTCTTCCTAGGTCTGCTCTCCGCCCTGGCTGTCCTCTTCTACGTCTACCCGGTGAAGTGCGACTGGTGCGAGTACCTCACCTGCATCCCGATCACGGACAAATTCTGTGAGAAGTACGACCTGAACGCACACCTCCTCTGA